A genome region from Oncorhynchus masou masou isolate Uvic2021 chromosome 14, UVic_Omas_1.1, whole genome shotgun sequence includes the following:
- the LOC135554420 gene encoding mediator of RNA polymerase II transcription subunit 25-like isoform X4, which yields MDLPIKPGANQVADVVFVIEGTANLGPYFESLRKHYILPAIEYFNGGPPAETDFGGDYGGTQYGLVVFNTVDCAPESYVQCHAPTSSAFEFVSWIDSIQFMGGGAESCSLIAEGLSVALQLFDDFKKMREQIGQTHKVCVLLCNSPPYLLPAVESVSYTGCTADNLVKIIRDRGIHFSVVSPRKLPALRALFDRASPVGGQVDPHPDYSQDPFHMILVRGISLPVSSGGGSGPLKPILPPQPLPVSQPPLGSSSQAPPPISTAHPYQPPPSLNAAQAAAQMAVEAANNQKSRFPGMVNPGPPFSGQSTLPSVAGVKLAPSSQPSLSTVTIVSTPMLPQQQAPPPQQQQVQPPGQPQPNQQQPVPPQQQQPTANQQTPPSSQPGMPGVSAAQANPIGGQQQGVANKIVAWSGVLEWQEKPKASSMDSNTKLTRSLPCQVQVNQGENLNADQWPQKLIMQLIPQQLLTTLGPLFRNSRMVQFLFTNKDVESLKGLYRIMATGFAGCVHFPHSAPCEVRVLMLLYSSKKRIFMGLIPNDQSGFVNGIRQVITNHKQVQQHRSIGSGGPMPGPPGQVQPNQNFLNRPQGPIPVSHGNVQQQMTMRASGAPNQQPPVTGAPPNQVAQGGQAPPQGAMLRLPNPGANPQLRSLLLSQQQPQGGVGHMQGMMPHQGLGGQLVHPTPGAGPQMQAQWRQPLAGQMMMAAGQRGPGAQPPGMPQVSSVMEDEILMDLI from the exons ATGGACCTGCCCATTAAACCTGGCGCTAATCAAGTGGCAGACGTGGTGTTCGTCATCGAAGGAACTGCAAACCTCGGCCCCTATTTTGAATCCCTCAGAAAACATTACATACTACCTGCAATCGA GTACTTCAATGGAGGCCCTCCAGCAGAGACAGACTTTGGAGGAGAT taTGGAGGCACACAGTATGGTCTTGTTGTGTTCAACACAGTGGACTGTGCTCCTGAATCCTACGTCCAGTGTCACGCACCAACCAGCTCAGCCTTTGAGTTTGTCTCGTGGATTGACAGCATTCA GTTcatgggaggaggagcagagagctGTAGTCTCATCGCAGAGGGTCTGTCTGTGGCCTTGCAGCTCTTTGATGACTTCAAAAAGATGAGGGAGCAAAT AGGTCAGACACACAAAGTCTGTGTGCTGCTGTGTAACTCTCCGCCATACCTGCTCCCTGCCGTGGAGAGTGTCAGCTATACGGGCTGCACTGCAGACAATCTGGTCAAGATCATCAGAGAT AGAGGGATTCATTTTTCTGTAGTGTCGCCACGGAAACTGCCAGCGTTACGGGCGCTGTTCGACAGGGCGTCACCAGTCGGGGGACAGGTCGACCCCCATCCAGACTACAGCCAAGACCCCTTCCACATGATCCTGGTTAGGGGTATCTCACTTCCTG TGTCATCAGGGGGAGGATCGGGCCCTCTCAAACCAATTCTACCCCCTCAACCCCTgcctgtcagtcagcctcctcttgGTTCCTCCTCGCAGGCTCCTCCACCAATAAGCACGGCCCATCCATATCAG CCCCCACCTTCCCTTAACGCGGCCCAGGCAGCTGCACAGATGGCTGTAGAGGCAGCCAACAACCAGAAGAGTCGCT TCCCAGGCATGGTCAACCCTGGTCCCCCATTCAGCGGTCAGTCAACTCTCCCATCTGTAGCAGGAGTGAAGTTGGCTCCCTCCAGTCAGCCCAGCCTATCCACAGTCACCATAGTTTCCACACCCATGTTGCCCCAGCAACAAGCCCCTCCCCCGCAGCAGCAACAAGTCCAGCCGCCGGGACAACCACAGCCCAATCAGCAGCAGCCGGTGCCccctcagcagcagcagcccaCAGCCAATCAGCAGACGCCCCCATCCTCACAGCCTGGCATG CCTGGTGTGTCTGCAGCCCAGGCAAATCCGATTGGGGGGCAGCAGCAAGGCGTTGCCAATAAGATTGTAGCATGGAGTGGGGTACTGGAGTGGCAAGAG AAGCCTAAAGCCTCGTCTATGGATTCCAATACCAAACTCACTCGCTCCCTGCCCTGCCAGGTGCAAGTCAACCAAGGAGAGAACCT AAATGCCGACCAGTGGCCACAGAAGCTCATCATGCAGTTGATCCCACAACAGCTACTG aCAACACTCGGTCCCCTCTTCAGAAACTCTAGAATGGTTCAGTTTCTCTTCACCAACAAAGATGTGGAGTCACTAAAAGGTCTTTATCGTATCATGGCCACTGGATTT GCGGGGTGCGTCCACTTCCCCCACAGCGCCCCCTGTGAGGTGCGGGTGCTCATGCTGCTCTACTCCTCCAAGAAGAGGATTTTCATGGGCCTCATCCCCAACGACCAGAGTGGCTTCGTCAACGGCATCCGACAGGTCATCACCAACCACAAACAGGTCCAGCAGCACCGCTCG ATAGGTTCAGGAGGGCCGATGCCAGGGCCACCTGGCCAGGTTCAACCCAATCAGAACTTCCTCAACCGGCCGCAGGGGCCCATCCCTGTCTCCCATGGCAACGTGCAGCAGCAG ATGACGATGAGAGCATCCGGCGCACCTAATCAGCAGCCACCTGTCACCGGTGCTCCGCCCAACCAGGTCGCTCAGGGTGGACAGGCCCCGCCCCAGGGTGCCATGCTCCGCCTTCCAAACCCAGGAGCCAATCCACAGCTGCGCAGTCTCCTCCTCAGCCAACAGCAGCCA caggGTGGTGTTGGTCACATGCAGGGCATGATGCCTCACCAGGGGCTGGGAGGGCAGCTGGTCCACCCTACTCCAGGAGCGGGCCCCCAAATGCAGGCCCAGTGGAGACAGCCCCTGGCAG gTCAGATGATGATGGCTGCTGGTCAGAGGGGCCCTGGAGCCCAGCCCCCCGGGATGCCCCAGGTGTCTTCTGTCATGGAGGATGAGATTCTCATGGACCTTATTTGA
- the LOC135554420 gene encoding mediator of RNA polymerase II transcription subunit 25-like isoform X1 translates to MDLPIKPGANQVADVVFVIEGTANLGPYFESLRKHYILPAIEYFNGGPPAETDFGGDYGGTQYGLVVFNTVDCAPESYVQCHAPTSSAFEFVSWIDSIQFMGGGAESCSLIAEGLSVALQLFDDFKKMREQIGQTHKVCVLLCNSPPYLLPAVESVSYTGCTADNLVKIIRDRGIHFSVVSPRKLPALRALFDRASPVGGQVDPHPDYSQDPFHMILVRGISLPVSSGGGSGPLKPILPPQPLPVSQPPLGSSSQAPPPISTAHPYQPPPSLNAAQAAAQMAVEAANNQKSRFPGMVNPGPPFSGQSTLPSVAGVKLAPSSQPSLSTVTIVSTPMLPQQQAPPPQQQQVQPPGQPQPNQQQPVPPQQQQPTANQQTPPSSQPGMPGVSAAQANPIGGQQQGVANKIVAWSGVLEWQEKPKASSMDSNTKLTRSLPCQVQVNQGENLNADQWPQKLIMQLIPQQLLTTLGPLFRNSRMVQFLFTNKDVESLKGLYRIMATGFAGCVHFPHSAPCEVRVLMLLYSSKKRIFMGLIPNDQSGFVNGIRQVITNHKQVQQHRSIGSGGPMPGPPGQVQPNQNFLNRPQGPIPVSHGNVQQQSVVVGMPSVSQVTLMEEQQRQANLMTMRASGAPNQQPPVTGAPPNQVAQGGQAPPQGAMLRLPNPGANPQLRSLLLSQQQPQGGVGHMQGMMPHQGLGGQLVHPTPGAGPQMQAQWRQPLAGQMMMAAGQRGPGAQPPGMPQVSSVMEDEILMDLI, encoded by the exons ATGGACCTGCCCATTAAACCTGGCGCTAATCAAGTGGCAGACGTGGTGTTCGTCATCGAAGGAACTGCAAACCTCGGCCCCTATTTTGAATCCCTCAGAAAACATTACATACTACCTGCAATCGA GTACTTCAATGGAGGCCCTCCAGCAGAGACAGACTTTGGAGGAGAT taTGGAGGCACACAGTATGGTCTTGTTGTGTTCAACACAGTGGACTGTGCTCCTGAATCCTACGTCCAGTGTCACGCACCAACCAGCTCAGCCTTTGAGTTTGTCTCGTGGATTGACAGCATTCA GTTcatgggaggaggagcagagagctGTAGTCTCATCGCAGAGGGTCTGTCTGTGGCCTTGCAGCTCTTTGATGACTTCAAAAAGATGAGGGAGCAAAT AGGTCAGACACACAAAGTCTGTGTGCTGCTGTGTAACTCTCCGCCATACCTGCTCCCTGCCGTGGAGAGTGTCAGCTATACGGGCTGCACTGCAGACAATCTGGTCAAGATCATCAGAGAT AGAGGGATTCATTTTTCTGTAGTGTCGCCACGGAAACTGCCAGCGTTACGGGCGCTGTTCGACAGGGCGTCACCAGTCGGGGGACAGGTCGACCCCCATCCAGACTACAGCCAAGACCCCTTCCACATGATCCTGGTTAGGGGTATCTCACTTCCTG TGTCATCAGGGGGAGGATCGGGCCCTCTCAAACCAATTCTACCCCCTCAACCCCTgcctgtcagtcagcctcctcttgGTTCCTCCTCGCAGGCTCCTCCACCAATAAGCACGGCCCATCCATATCAG CCCCCACCTTCCCTTAACGCGGCCCAGGCAGCTGCACAGATGGCTGTAGAGGCAGCCAACAACCAGAAGAGTCGCT TCCCAGGCATGGTCAACCCTGGTCCCCCATTCAGCGGTCAGTCAACTCTCCCATCTGTAGCAGGAGTGAAGTTGGCTCCCTCCAGTCAGCCCAGCCTATCCACAGTCACCATAGTTTCCACACCCATGTTGCCCCAGCAACAAGCCCCTCCCCCGCAGCAGCAACAAGTCCAGCCGCCGGGACAACCACAGCCCAATCAGCAGCAGCCGGTGCCccctcagcagcagcagcccaCAGCCAATCAGCAGACGCCCCCATCCTCACAGCCTGGCATG CCTGGTGTGTCTGCAGCCCAGGCAAATCCGATTGGGGGGCAGCAGCAAGGCGTTGCCAATAAGATTGTAGCATGGAGTGGGGTACTGGAGTGGCAAGAG AAGCCTAAAGCCTCGTCTATGGATTCCAATACCAAACTCACTCGCTCCCTGCCCTGCCAGGTGCAAGTCAACCAAGGAGAGAACCT AAATGCCGACCAGTGGCCACAGAAGCTCATCATGCAGTTGATCCCACAACAGCTACTG aCAACACTCGGTCCCCTCTTCAGAAACTCTAGAATGGTTCAGTTTCTCTTCACCAACAAAGATGTGGAGTCACTAAAAGGTCTTTATCGTATCATGGCCACTGGATTT GCGGGGTGCGTCCACTTCCCCCACAGCGCCCCCTGTGAGGTGCGGGTGCTCATGCTGCTCTACTCCTCCAAGAAGAGGATTTTCATGGGCCTCATCCCCAACGACCAGAGTGGCTTCGTCAACGGCATCCGACAGGTCATCACCAACCACAAACAGGTCCAGCAGCACCGCTCG ATAGGTTCAGGAGGGCCGATGCCAGGGCCACCTGGCCAGGTTCAACCCAATCAGAACTTCCTCAACCGGCCGCAGGGGCCCATCCCTGTCTCCCATGGCAACGTGCAGCAGCAG tctgtggtggtgggcatgccctctgttagtcaggtcaCTCTGATGGAGGAACAGCAGAGACAGGCCAACCTG ATGACGATGAGAGCATCCGGCGCACCTAATCAGCAGCCACCTGTCACCGGTGCTCCGCCCAACCAGGTCGCTCAGGGTGGACAGGCCCCGCCCCAGGGTGCCATGCTCCGCCTTCCAAACCCAGGAGCCAATCCACAGCTGCGCAGTCTCCTCCTCAGCCAACAGCAGCCA caggGTGGTGTTGGTCACATGCAGGGCATGATGCCTCACCAGGGGCTGGGAGGGCAGCTGGTCCACCCTACTCCAGGAGCGGGCCCCCAAATGCAGGCCCAGTGGAGACAGCCCCTGGCAG gTCAGATGATGATGGCTGCTGGTCAGAGGGGCCCTGGAGCCCAGCCCCCCGGGATGCCCCAGGTGTCTTCTGTCATGGAGGATGAGATTCTCATGGACCTTATTTGA
- the LOC135554420 gene encoding mediator of RNA polymerase II transcription subunit 25-like isoform X2 yields the protein MDLPIKPGANQVADVVFVIEGTANLGPYFESLRKHYILPAIEYFNGGPPAETDFGGDYGGTQYGLVVFNTVDCAPESYVQCHAPTSSAFEFVSWIDSIQFMGGGAESCSLIAEGLSVALQLFDDFKKMREQIGQTHKVCVLLCNSPPYLLPAVESVSYTGCTADNLVKIIRDRGIHFSVVSPRKLPALRALFDRASPVGGQVDPHPDYSQDPFHMILVRGISLPVSSGGGSGPLKPILPPQPLPVSQPPLGSSSQAPPPISTAHPYQPPPSLNAAQAAAQMAVEAANNQKSRFPGMVNPGPPFSGQSTLPSVAGVKLAPSSQPSLSTVTIVSTPMLPQQQAPPPQQQQVQPPGQPQPNQQQPVPPQQQQPTANQQTPPSSQPGMPGVSAAQANPIGGQQQGVANKIVAWSGVLEWQEPKASSMDSNTKLTRSLPCQVQVNQGENLNADQWPQKLIMQLIPQQLLTTLGPLFRNSRMVQFLFTNKDVESLKGLYRIMATGFAGCVHFPHSAPCEVRVLMLLYSSKKRIFMGLIPNDQSGFVNGIRQVITNHKQVQQHRSIGSGGPMPGPPGQVQPNQNFLNRPQGPIPVSHGNVQQQSVVVGMPSVSQVTLMEEQQRQANLMTMRASGAPNQQPPVTGAPPNQVAQGGQAPPQGAMLRLPNPGANPQLRSLLLSQQQPQGGVGHMQGMMPHQGLGGQLVHPTPGAGPQMQAQWRQPLAGQMMMAAGQRGPGAQPPGMPQVSSVMEDEILMDLI from the exons ATGGACCTGCCCATTAAACCTGGCGCTAATCAAGTGGCAGACGTGGTGTTCGTCATCGAAGGAACTGCAAACCTCGGCCCCTATTTTGAATCCCTCAGAAAACATTACATACTACCTGCAATCGA GTACTTCAATGGAGGCCCTCCAGCAGAGACAGACTTTGGAGGAGAT taTGGAGGCACACAGTATGGTCTTGTTGTGTTCAACACAGTGGACTGTGCTCCTGAATCCTACGTCCAGTGTCACGCACCAACCAGCTCAGCCTTTGAGTTTGTCTCGTGGATTGACAGCATTCA GTTcatgggaggaggagcagagagctGTAGTCTCATCGCAGAGGGTCTGTCTGTGGCCTTGCAGCTCTTTGATGACTTCAAAAAGATGAGGGAGCAAAT AGGTCAGACACACAAAGTCTGTGTGCTGCTGTGTAACTCTCCGCCATACCTGCTCCCTGCCGTGGAGAGTGTCAGCTATACGGGCTGCACTGCAGACAATCTGGTCAAGATCATCAGAGAT AGAGGGATTCATTTTTCTGTAGTGTCGCCACGGAAACTGCCAGCGTTACGGGCGCTGTTCGACAGGGCGTCACCAGTCGGGGGACAGGTCGACCCCCATCCAGACTACAGCCAAGACCCCTTCCACATGATCCTGGTTAGGGGTATCTCACTTCCTG TGTCATCAGGGGGAGGATCGGGCCCTCTCAAACCAATTCTACCCCCTCAACCCCTgcctgtcagtcagcctcctcttgGTTCCTCCTCGCAGGCTCCTCCACCAATAAGCACGGCCCATCCATATCAG CCCCCACCTTCCCTTAACGCGGCCCAGGCAGCTGCACAGATGGCTGTAGAGGCAGCCAACAACCAGAAGAGTCGCT TCCCAGGCATGGTCAACCCTGGTCCCCCATTCAGCGGTCAGTCAACTCTCCCATCTGTAGCAGGAGTGAAGTTGGCTCCCTCCAGTCAGCCCAGCCTATCCACAGTCACCATAGTTTCCACACCCATGTTGCCCCAGCAACAAGCCCCTCCCCCGCAGCAGCAACAAGTCCAGCCGCCGGGACAACCACAGCCCAATCAGCAGCAGCCGGTGCCccctcagcagcagcagcccaCAGCCAATCAGCAGACGCCCCCATCCTCACAGCCTGGCATG CCTGGTGTGTCTGCAGCCCAGGCAAATCCGATTGGGGGGCAGCAGCAAGGCGTTGCCAATAAGATTGTAGCATGGAGTGGGGTACTGGAGTGGCAAGAG CCTAAAGCCTCGTCTATGGATTCCAATACCAAACTCACTCGCTCCCTGCCCTGCCAGGTGCAAGTCAACCAAGGAGAGAACCT AAATGCCGACCAGTGGCCACAGAAGCTCATCATGCAGTTGATCCCACAACAGCTACTG aCAACACTCGGTCCCCTCTTCAGAAACTCTAGAATGGTTCAGTTTCTCTTCACCAACAAAGATGTGGAGTCACTAAAAGGTCTTTATCGTATCATGGCCACTGGATTT GCGGGGTGCGTCCACTTCCCCCACAGCGCCCCCTGTGAGGTGCGGGTGCTCATGCTGCTCTACTCCTCCAAGAAGAGGATTTTCATGGGCCTCATCCCCAACGACCAGAGTGGCTTCGTCAACGGCATCCGACAGGTCATCACCAACCACAAACAGGTCCAGCAGCACCGCTCG ATAGGTTCAGGAGGGCCGATGCCAGGGCCACCTGGCCAGGTTCAACCCAATCAGAACTTCCTCAACCGGCCGCAGGGGCCCATCCCTGTCTCCCATGGCAACGTGCAGCAGCAG tctgtggtggtgggcatgccctctgttagtcaggtcaCTCTGATGGAGGAACAGCAGAGACAGGCCAACCTG ATGACGATGAGAGCATCCGGCGCACCTAATCAGCAGCCACCTGTCACCGGTGCTCCGCCCAACCAGGTCGCTCAGGGTGGACAGGCCCCGCCCCAGGGTGCCATGCTCCGCCTTCCAAACCCAGGAGCCAATCCACAGCTGCGCAGTCTCCTCCTCAGCCAACAGCAGCCA caggGTGGTGTTGGTCACATGCAGGGCATGATGCCTCACCAGGGGCTGGGAGGGCAGCTGGTCCACCCTACTCCAGGAGCGGGCCCCCAAATGCAGGCCCAGTGGAGACAGCCCCTGGCAG gTCAGATGATGATGGCTGCTGGTCAGAGGGGCCCTGGAGCCCAGCCCCCCGGGATGCCCCAGGTGTCTTCTGTCATGGAGGATGAGATTCTCATGGACCTTATTTGA
- the LOC135554420 gene encoding mediator of RNA polymerase II transcription subunit 25-like isoform X3, whose product MDLPIKPGANQVADVVFVIEGTANLGPYFESLRKHYILPAIEYFNGGPPAETDFGGDYGGTQYGLVVFNTVDCAPESYVQCHAPTSSAFEFVSWIDSIQFMGGGAESCSLIAEGLSVALQLFDDFKKMREQIGQTHKVCVLLCNSPPYLLPAVESVSYTGCTADNLVKIIRDRGIHFSVVSPRKLPALRALFDRASPVGGQVDPHPDYSQDPFHMILVRGISLPVSSGGGSGPLKPILPPQPLPVSQPPLGSSSQAPPPISTAHPYQAAAQMAVEAANNQKSRFPGMVNPGPPFSGQSTLPSVAGVKLAPSSQPSLSTVTIVSTPMLPQQQAPPPQQQQVQPPGQPQPNQQQPVPPQQQQPTANQQTPPSSQPGMPGVSAAQANPIGGQQQGVANKIVAWSGVLEWQEKPKASSMDSNTKLTRSLPCQVQVNQGENLNADQWPQKLIMQLIPQQLLTTLGPLFRNSRMVQFLFTNKDVESLKGLYRIMATGFAGCVHFPHSAPCEVRVLMLLYSSKKRIFMGLIPNDQSGFVNGIRQVITNHKQVQQHRSIGSGGPMPGPPGQVQPNQNFLNRPQGPIPVSHGNVQQQSVVVGMPSVSQVTLMEEQQRQANLMTMRASGAPNQQPPVTGAPPNQVAQGGQAPPQGAMLRLPNPGANPQLRSLLLSQQQPQGGVGHMQGMMPHQGLGGQLVHPTPGAGPQMQAQWRQPLAGQMMMAAGQRGPGAQPPGMPQVSSVMEDEILMDLI is encoded by the exons ATGGACCTGCCCATTAAACCTGGCGCTAATCAAGTGGCAGACGTGGTGTTCGTCATCGAAGGAACTGCAAACCTCGGCCCCTATTTTGAATCCCTCAGAAAACATTACATACTACCTGCAATCGA GTACTTCAATGGAGGCCCTCCAGCAGAGACAGACTTTGGAGGAGAT taTGGAGGCACACAGTATGGTCTTGTTGTGTTCAACACAGTGGACTGTGCTCCTGAATCCTACGTCCAGTGTCACGCACCAACCAGCTCAGCCTTTGAGTTTGTCTCGTGGATTGACAGCATTCA GTTcatgggaggaggagcagagagctGTAGTCTCATCGCAGAGGGTCTGTCTGTGGCCTTGCAGCTCTTTGATGACTTCAAAAAGATGAGGGAGCAAAT AGGTCAGACACACAAAGTCTGTGTGCTGCTGTGTAACTCTCCGCCATACCTGCTCCCTGCCGTGGAGAGTGTCAGCTATACGGGCTGCACTGCAGACAATCTGGTCAAGATCATCAGAGAT AGAGGGATTCATTTTTCTGTAGTGTCGCCACGGAAACTGCCAGCGTTACGGGCGCTGTTCGACAGGGCGTCACCAGTCGGGGGACAGGTCGACCCCCATCCAGACTACAGCCAAGACCCCTTCCACATGATCCTGGTTAGGGGTATCTCACTTCCTG TGTCATCAGGGGGAGGATCGGGCCCTCTCAAACCAATTCTACCCCCTCAACCCCTgcctgtcagtcagcctcctcttgGTTCCTCCTCGCAGGCTCCTCCACCAATAAGCACGGCCCATCCATATCAG GCAGCTGCACAGATGGCTGTAGAGGCAGCCAACAACCAGAAGAGTCGCT TCCCAGGCATGGTCAACCCTGGTCCCCCATTCAGCGGTCAGTCAACTCTCCCATCTGTAGCAGGAGTGAAGTTGGCTCCCTCCAGTCAGCCCAGCCTATCCACAGTCACCATAGTTTCCACACCCATGTTGCCCCAGCAACAAGCCCCTCCCCCGCAGCAGCAACAAGTCCAGCCGCCGGGACAACCACAGCCCAATCAGCAGCAGCCGGTGCCccctcagcagcagcagcccaCAGCCAATCAGCAGACGCCCCCATCCTCACAGCCTGGCATG CCTGGTGTGTCTGCAGCCCAGGCAAATCCGATTGGGGGGCAGCAGCAAGGCGTTGCCAATAAGATTGTAGCATGGAGTGGGGTACTGGAGTGGCAAGAG AAGCCTAAAGCCTCGTCTATGGATTCCAATACCAAACTCACTCGCTCCCTGCCCTGCCAGGTGCAAGTCAACCAAGGAGAGAACCT AAATGCCGACCAGTGGCCACAGAAGCTCATCATGCAGTTGATCCCACAACAGCTACTG aCAACACTCGGTCCCCTCTTCAGAAACTCTAGAATGGTTCAGTTTCTCTTCACCAACAAAGATGTGGAGTCACTAAAAGGTCTTTATCGTATCATGGCCACTGGATTT GCGGGGTGCGTCCACTTCCCCCACAGCGCCCCCTGTGAGGTGCGGGTGCTCATGCTGCTCTACTCCTCCAAGAAGAGGATTTTCATGGGCCTCATCCCCAACGACCAGAGTGGCTTCGTCAACGGCATCCGACAGGTCATCACCAACCACAAACAGGTCCAGCAGCACCGCTCG ATAGGTTCAGGAGGGCCGATGCCAGGGCCACCTGGCCAGGTTCAACCCAATCAGAACTTCCTCAACCGGCCGCAGGGGCCCATCCCTGTCTCCCATGGCAACGTGCAGCAGCAG tctgtggtggtgggcatgccctctgttagtcaggtcaCTCTGATGGAGGAACAGCAGAGACAGGCCAACCTG ATGACGATGAGAGCATCCGGCGCACCTAATCAGCAGCCACCTGTCACCGGTGCTCCGCCCAACCAGGTCGCTCAGGGTGGACAGGCCCCGCCCCAGGGTGCCATGCTCCGCCTTCCAAACCCAGGAGCCAATCCACAGCTGCGCAGTCTCCTCCTCAGCCAACAGCAGCCA caggGTGGTGTTGGTCACATGCAGGGCATGATGCCTCACCAGGGGCTGGGAGGGCAGCTGGTCCACCCTACTCCAGGAGCGGGCCCCCAAATGCAGGCCCAGTGGAGACAGCCCCTGGCAG gTCAGATGATGATGGCTGCTGGTCAGAGGGGCCCTGGAGCCCAGCCCCCCGGGATGCCCCAGGTGTCTTCTGTCATGGAGGATGAGATTCTCATGGACCTTATTTGA